In Propionimicrobium sp. PCR01-08-3, one DNA window encodes the following:
- a CDS encoding metal ABC transporter substrate-binding protein, whose translation MISSKPLRYATTAAGVACLLLTAGCSTPADEDDSATSIVVGAYPFEFVAAQVAGDYANVTNLLAPGSDGHDLELSPQQVGAVETADLVVYQSGYQAAMDEAVEQQAPANVLDTASFLTLRTAEEDGVNEEEEESHDHSEDGDDHDHGAYDPHVWLDPQNMAEIATHTAEVLGQIDPDNADAFQANADQLTSQLNDLDSEYSSGLANCATTTFVTNHTAFGYLAARYGLDQVGISGLSPEEEPSPARIAEVQQIAQDNDLTTIFYETAASPKVSETIASDLGLVTDVLDPIETLSDDSQGNDYIEVMNSNLEALQKANGCQ comes from the coding sequence ATGATCTCTTCGAAGCCACTGCGCTATGCCACGACCGCCGCAGGAGTCGCCTGCTTGCTGCTGACCGCCGGATGCTCAACACCCGCCGATGAGGACGACTCGGCGACCAGCATTGTGGTCGGCGCCTATCCATTCGAGTTCGTCGCCGCCCAGGTTGCCGGGGATTATGCGAACGTGACCAATCTGCTTGCTCCCGGCTCCGATGGCCACGACCTCGAACTCTCACCACAGCAGGTGGGCGCCGTGGAGACAGCCGATCTCGTCGTGTACCAGTCCGGCTATCAGGCAGCGATGGACGAGGCAGTCGAGCAGCAAGCCCCGGCCAACGTGCTCGACACCGCCTCCTTCCTCACCCTTCGCACCGCCGAAGAAGACGGCGTGAATGAAGAAGAGGAGGAAAGCCACGACCACAGTGAAGACGGCGACGATCATGACCACGGTGCCTACGACCCGCACGTGTGGCTCGACCCGCAGAACATGGCAGAGATCGCAACCCACACGGCCGAGGTCCTCGGCCAAATCGATCCCGACAACGCAGACGCCTTCCAGGCCAACGCCGACCAGCTGACCTCGCAGTTGAACGATCTGGACTCTGAGTATTCGTCCGGTCTGGCGAATTGTGCGACCACGACCTTCGTCACCAATCACACGGCCTTCGGCTATCTGGCCGCCCGCTACGGCCTTGATCAGGTGGGCATCAGCGGCCTGTCTCCCGAGGAGGAACCGAGCCCCGCACGCATCGCCGAGGTTCAGCAGATCGCCCAAGACAACGACCTGACCACGATCTTCTACGAAACCGCGGCCTCTCCCAAGGTCTCGGAGACCATTGCGTCCGATCTCGGGCTGGTCACCGATGTGCTCGACCCGATTGAGACGCTGAGCGACGATTCGCAGGGAAATGATTACATCGAGGTCATGAACTCCAACCTCGAGGCTTTGCAGAAAGCGAACGGCTGCCAGTGA